Proteins from one Ictidomys tridecemlineatus isolate mIctTri1 chromosome 14, mIctTri1.hap1, whole genome shotgun sequence genomic window:
- the LOC144370440 gene encoding uncharacterized protein LOC144370440, translating into MLLLLSLLPLLPPPLLPPPPPPLVLLLLLLLLHDTCFLHLSTHQLQMLEVRHMPFSLGYWFT; encoded by the coding sequence ATGCTGTTGCTACTGTCACTGCTGCCTCTCctgccgccgccgctgctgccgccgccgccgccgccgctggtCCTGCTTTTGCTTTTACTTCTCCTGCATGACACTTGTTTTCTTCATCTCAGCACACACCAGCTTCAGATGCTTGAGGTGAGACACATGCCTTTCAGTTTGGGCTACTGGTTTACTTAA